A genome region from Sphingobium sp. CR2-8 includes the following:
- a CDS encoding arginyltransferase, translating to MTAAFRFPRFFVTNPSPCPYLPGKSERKVFTELSGDNASELNDALGRIGFRRSQNVAYRPSCADCSACVSVRVVASEFQPNATQRKLIRRNSDLEVTACKPWSTEEQFALLQRYLTDRHPGGGMTEMDEMDFADMVEQTPVDSHIIEYREPGVDGRPGKLIGACLTDRQGDGLSMIYSFFDTKLEHRPGLGNYIILDHITRAASAGLSYVYLGYWVDGSQRMQYKIRYRPLEKLSRAGWVRFDPHEQAQAIRGVQQRDEPPLPLELVGMFRK from the coding sequence GTGACAGCCGCCTTCCGCTTTCCGCGTTTCTTCGTGACCAATCCCAGCCCTTGTCCCTATCTGCCGGGCAAGAGCGAGCGCAAGGTGTTCACCGAACTGAGCGGCGACAACGCGTCAGAGCTTAACGACGCGCTGGGCCGAATCGGTTTTCGCCGCAGCCAGAACGTCGCCTATCGGCCCAGTTGCGCGGACTGTTCGGCTTGCGTGTCGGTGCGGGTGGTCGCCAGCGAATTTCAGCCCAATGCAACTCAGCGCAAGCTGATCCGGCGCAACAGCGATCTTGAGGTCACGGCCTGCAAGCCCTGGTCGACCGAGGAGCAGTTCGCATTGCTCCAGCGCTACCTGACGGACCGCCATCCTGGCGGCGGTATGACCGAAATGGATGAGATGGATTTTGCCGACATGGTCGAACAGACCCCGGTCGACAGCCACATCATCGAGTATCGCGAGCCGGGCGTCGACGGTCGTCCCGGCAAATTGATCGGTGCGTGCCTGACCGATCGGCAGGGCGATGGTCTGTCGATGATCTACAGCTTTTTCGATACGAAGCTGGAGCATCGGCCGGGCCTGGGCAACTATATCATCCTGGATCACATCACGCGCGCGGCCAGCGCGGGCCTATCCTACGTCTATCTGGGCTATTGGGTCGACGGATCGCAGCGCATGCAGTATAAAATCCGTTATCGCCCGCTCGAAAAGCTGAGCCGTGCCGGCTGGGTGCGGTTCGATCCCCACGAACAGGCGCAGGCCATTCGGGGCGTCCAGCAACGCGACGAGCCGCCGCTTCCCCTCGAACTGGTCGGCATGTTTCGCAAATAG
- a CDS encoding threonine ammonia-lyase, with translation MNTLAKIESALPLPVTVDDILAARTRIAGSIVKTPTLISQTLSNMLGCNVYLKFENLQFTAAYKERGALNRLIQLDDAAKAKGVIAASAGNHAQGLAYHGKRLGVPVTIVMPTTTPTVKVTQTQGHGATVVQYGEKFDDAYAHARMLEVEQGLTFVHPFDEPDIMAGQGTVALEMLEDAPQIDTLVIPIGGGGLFSGMATAARAMKPDIRLIGVQAELYPSMYDFIKGADLACDGDTLAEGIAVKQPGELTRRFVERLADDVLLVDERRLEEALSLLLQIEKTVVEGAGAAGLAALLSYREQFAGRNVGLVLTGGNIDTRLLANVLLRDLARSGRLARLRIILQDRPGALFHVARIFDQEAVNILELAHQRIFTNLPAKGLTLDVECETRDSAHLQRLILALGEAGYEVAPIEVA, from the coding sequence ATGAATACGCTCGCCAAGATCGAAAGCGCCCTGCCGCTCCCCGTCACTGTCGATGACATCCTTGCCGCGCGGACCCGGATTGCGGGTTCGATCGTTAAGACGCCGACGCTGATCAGCCAGACGCTTTCGAACATGCTGGGTTGCAATGTTTACCTGAAATTCGAAAATCTTCAGTTTACGGCCGCCTATAAGGAACGCGGCGCGCTCAACCGCCTGATCCAGCTGGACGACGCGGCCAAGGCGAAGGGCGTCATCGCGGCGTCCGCGGGCAATCATGCGCAGGGGCTGGCCTATCATGGCAAGCGATTGGGCGTACCCGTCACCATCGTCATGCCGACCACGACGCCTACGGTTAAAGTCACGCAGACGCAGGGCCATGGCGCAACCGTGGTGCAATATGGCGAGAAATTCGACGACGCCTATGCCCATGCCCGTATGCTGGAAGTCGAACAGGGGCTGACCTTCGTCCATCCGTTCGACGAGCCCGACATCATGGCCGGGCAGGGCACCGTCGCGCTCGAAATGCTGGAGGATGCGCCGCAGATCGACACGCTGGTCATCCCGATCGGCGGTGGCGGCCTGTTTTCCGGCATGGCGACCGCGGCGCGGGCGATGAAGCCCGACATCCGGCTGATCGGCGTCCAGGCCGAGCTGTATCCGTCCATGTATGATTTCATCAAGGGCGCGGACCTGGCCTGCGACGGCGATACGTTGGCGGAAGGCATCGCGGTCAAGCAGCCGGGCGAACTGACCCGCCGCTTCGTCGAGCGGCTGGCCGACGATGTGCTGCTGGTCGACGAACGGCGGCTGGAAGAGGCGCTCAGTCTGTTGTTGCAGATCGAGAAGACAGTCGTGGAAGGCGCGGGCGCTGCTGGTTTGGCGGCGCTGCTCAGCTATCGCGAGCAGTTTGCCGGGCGCAATGTCGGTCTGGTCCTGACCGGCGGCAATATCGACACGCGCCTGCTGGCCAATGTGCTGCTGCGCGACCTCGCGCGATCGGGGCGGTTGGCGCGCCTGCGCATCATCTTGCAGGACCGTCCCGGCGCGCTGTTTCATGTCGCCCGCATCTTCGATCAGGAAGCGGTCAACATCTTGGAACTGGCGCATCAGCGCATCTTCACCAACCTGCCGGCCAAGGGGCTGACCCTGGATGTCGAGTGCGAAACCCGCGACAGCGCTCACCTGCAACGGCTGATTTTGGCGCTGGGCGAAGCGGGCTATGAGGTCGCCCCGATCGAGGTCGCCTGA